cTCATGATTGCAATTGTCTGTAAGTGAtaatcatgtatatatatattaggctcaATCTGTTCGGTGTTCCTAGTTGGACCTCGCTGATGTGCTGAGGCAGTAATCAGAGGTTACGAACGGAAgtgcatgcatgcgtgtgtgtgtgtgtgtgtgtgtgtgtgtctggccgCTGGCTGCTAGCACGCCGCTGAGTGTAATTGGAGGCAGTTAGGGAACAATGTTAACATTAATCAGTGCGATAAGACGCAGGACTCCAGCAGCACATTTTGTTGGCAAAAGCTGAGGAATAATTGTTGTTCCCCTGTGAGCTGCTGTGATGCACGGTCCACAGTAAACACAGCCACGAGCTGAAACACACGTCTCTGTCGAATTATGAGCAGAATCACATTAACATAAGAACACTGTTCATGAACTTCATCGCATTCTAAGActgcctgtctgtgtgtgtgtgtgtgtgtgtgtgtgtgtgtatgtatacacacacacatttagtagACTGAAGAAACTTTGGtgtttttcacaaataatttaaagaaacagCAAGACACTGACTTAAACGTGACAtgagtttttttatatttctttctttcaaaaatattaaattgaattaaattaaatgtatgcatttagcttatccaaagtgacttacagtgcattcaggctatcagtttttacctatcatgtgttcccggggactcgaacccacaacattgcgcttgataacgcaatgctctaccaattgagctacaggaacacaaaaatatatttttttttccaaaacttttttgttttttacttaaagGTTGTTTGCCAGTTGTTTTACTgtcctttgtttttatttttatttgattccaaAAGAGCTCTCAGATGTCAGAGAGAAGCACTGTTTAATAAACAGTAAATGAATgactccgtctctctctctctcatgcatcTGCTCCAGACAAGCATGATCACAGGGCATCTCAATGTATTTAACTCTCTCTCTGGTGTGGTTCTCCCTCAGGTCCTCTGCGAGTGGTGGTCCCCACCGAGTCGGTCTCGGCTCATCTGGGTGACACGGCACTTCTGCGCTGTGAGGTGACCGGTGAGCCCATGCCTGTGGTGCGCTGGCAGAAGAACAGGGAGGACCTGcccttgacctttgaccctgacaGCAGAGTGGTCATCTTGCCCTCCGGCTCTCTGCAGGTCAGCAGGGTCCAGCCACCAGACTCGGCCACATACCGCTGCTTAGCAGAGAACCCCAGCAGCTCCCGCAGCGGCACAGACGCAGACCTGCGCGTCATACCGGGTGAGTGACCTGCTGACCTCCACTAACTAGTGACCCGCGGACCTCCACTAACTAGTGACCTGCCCGACCTCCACTAACTAATGACCCGCTGACCTCCACTAACTAATGACCCGCTGACCTCCACTAACTAGTGACCTGCCTGACCTCCACTAACTAGTGACCCGTTGACCTCCACTAACTAGTGACCTGCCTGACCTCCACTAACTAGTGACCTGCCTGACCTCCACTAACTAGTGACCCGTTGACCTCCACTAACTAGTTACCTGCCTGACCTCCACTAACTAGTGACCCGCTGACCTCCACTAACTAGTGACCTGCCTGACCTCCACTAACTAGTGACCCGCTAACTAGTGACCCGCTGACCTCCACTAACTAGTGCTGCGGGATGCACTCACTGCTACGAGtcacgtttgtgtgtgtgcgagagagcgagagagagaaagtgtgtgtgtgtgtcagtggtcTCTCTGAGTCTGTGTAGCGTGTCCCAGAATGCACTGGGTTTCCGGGAGAAGTGCTTGTTTTCAGCAGCAGGTATCGGAGCTCAAATATCAGTCTGTCGTTTTCTGTGAGGATTCTGAATGATTTCTGCAGCTCTGACATTTCTGTTGTTCGATGCAGGAGAATCAATGACTCTGATTCCTTCTAATGACCCGAGTCCTTCACTCAAATCAGCTTCTACATCTCGTTTATCCTCTAAGCGAACACTCGCATGAAACAAGCTCACAGATCAGGACATGAACTCAAGAGAAATACCAAGACATGGactagttcagccaaaaatgaaagtgtgttcaccctcagttcatctgagatcaggatgagtttgtgtcttcatcaggtttgtagaaatgtagcactgcatcagtgtctcatcaatggatgctctgcagtgaatgggtgccgtcagaatgagtctgataaaaacatcccaataatccacagcactccagtccatcagtgaacatctggagaagacaaaagatgaaacacatccagcattgagatgattttaactcaaacacatagagtctataatagCACGTTCTTTGAGTTATGATTGAGGAACCTGATGAATCAAAGTTGAATCTGATACGTGAGTCTAGACTGCAGATCCTCCTGTTCCTGCTGAGCGTCTGCTTGGCTGTGATCACAAGAGTGTGTCCTGCAGGAGCGCTAGAGGAACCAGAGAAGCCCTGGGACCCCCTCCGGTCAGACCTGACCCCTGTCCGTGGAGAGTTGCATTCTGGGAGGAAACACTGCTGCAGGCTTCAGCATGTGAACACTGCACCATCGAGATCAGAGTTCAGAGGTCACACACATGCAGCAACTGCAACCGCTGCGTTAaactgacctgtgtgtgtgtgtgctcatataatacatgcacacacactcgccTCAGGAGACGCtgctgacctgtgtgtgtgtgtgtgtgtgtgagagtgtgtgtctgtgtgtctgtgtgtgtgtgctcagatAATACATGCCTCAAGAGACGCtgctgacctgtgtgtgtgtgtgtgtgtgtgttcagagcctGGAGTAGCGCGAGCGCTGACGTTCCTCCAGAGGCCTCAGAAGGTCACGGCTCTTCAGGGCAGGGATGCGGTTCTAGAATGTTCCGCCTCTGGTTTTCCCAACCCCTCGTTCTTCTGGATGAGAGGAGACGAGCTGATCCAGAGCAGGTGAGGAGAACAGCACGGACACACTGCATCACGGACAGCTGCTGAAATCATCACGGCTGCATTGTTTTGATGGAAAatacttgtttttttcttctgtaaataCATTGTGATATATCACTCTATTGTGTGATCAAAGCTTTCCAGTTTCCAgtctttactttcatttttgatcattttaatttatacttgaagaataaaaatatgaatttctttctaaaaataattaaatcaatcaattacTGACCCCCCATTAGGGTTGCAAAGGGTTGGAAAATTTTGGTTACATTTACGGAAAACTTCCGGAAAACTTTTGGGAATTTTTGAGAACTTTTGGAAAGTTTACCAAAAATGTTCCGTCCCTTTACATGTGCAAATACTACATTTCCATATATGAAATAttgatatatgaatatatgatatATGAATATTGTcatataaagtataaagtaaaatatataggAAATATAAAAGAtagatatgtatttaaaaaatatcccAAAACATATAGATGTTTGTATAtctgttgttttaataaacatctgTTATGAGATATGTTAGATGTCATATATAACAAACTCTTGAGTGCTCCTGAAGTGATCTCTGTTAATCGTCTTCTGTTAAAGCATCAGTTTggttttctcttcttcttctgtcGAGTCTGATGGTGTTTCTGCGTCTGATTCTCCGTCAGATCAAAGAAGTACTCTCTCCTGAGCGCCAGCAACCTTCTGATCAGCAGCGTCACAGACGACGACTCGGGAACATACACCTGTGTCGCTCACAACAGACAGCAGAACATCTCTGCGTCCTGCGAGCTGTCTGTGCTCGGTGAGTTCAGTCCTGCGTGAGATCCCTCAGATCCACAGCTCATCTCATCAGGAAACACTGACAGGCATCCTTCCTTTACTCACCGCTGAAAACCTTACAAATCACCACTAGATGctcatgtattttcagcatcattcctccagtctgtcacatgatcttcagcaatcagaataatatgatgatttactgcttgaGAAACATTGTTTCAGTACTCATGTCTGGGATGTTTTCTGGCTCGTGGTCTCAGAGGATCGGTTAAATCTGGAAGAGTGTTATGGTTCTGTGTCACATGCTCCTAGTTTTtgagttgtgtgtgtgattgaagcTCAGAGTCATCAGCATTTGTGCTTCATGTGATTAAAACAGCATCTTTCAGCTAGTTGTAAAggaaatgttgttttgttttgtgaaactaaaatcaaatgaataaaaactactgTATGTAGctaataaaaattacagaaacacactaaaaaacacaattactaaaatgttaacaaattaaaatgtacatgaaaactataaaaaataaacatctcaAGTTATAAAAAGTTGTATGTCAGTGATAATAAACTAAcataaaactaatttttattttatttataaaattggaCATTTTTCTATAAAGTTTACACATcagaaataagattttttttttttatgaaatatcagatcaaaatttattttattatatcttttatttatttgtcttatttatttcgttgtgttttgtttgtaattatttttatattattaaattattttatccaCTTCATTGAAATGCTATGATGAATCTTATTTGTCTGATTTTATCCTcattaatataaatgataaataaatacaggaaTCCCGTCAGATGGTGATCATCTGTTTAGTTCAGAGCGTGTGGATGAACACATTAATATTCATGTGCTGTTCTGTCGAGTTTGTGTGAGATTAAATAGTTTTTGAGGAAACTCCTGATGAAGAAACTCTGGTTTGTTGATCAGATTTTCCATGAGTTTCATCTTCCTTTGTGAAATCTCTGTTTGATCATGAGCTCTTTGAAATGaggttttgttcttgttttttcgTGTAAATCCTCTCTGTTCACATTCATCGCTGATCACTTGAGATTGTCACAGCTTTGTGTGCTTTTGTAGATGTTTAGTTCGTTTTATAAAGCAGATGATTTGGATTCTGTGTTCTGATTGGATGCTGCTAAAGTCCTGTGATTCATTATTCATCAGTTAGTTCTGTTCCTCagatctgattggctgtttgaTCAGCTCGGGTTAGACTGTTTGTGttcattgattgactgattgacaCAGATCCTGAAGCTTCAGCTTGTTTTGCAGAAGAAATCCAGTATATGAACTGACCGGCCAGTTATGATCTGAAATATATGTTAGTAAACCACAGCTTGTGTGTTAGTTACCAGAATTGTAAACCCTTAAGCAGACCAACTAAACCAGATTAGCACTGTTTCAATAACCTTCTCTCATGCAGTGGATTTGACTGGCTGTTCTCAGTGTGTTTGACAGCGAGTTTCTGCACTTTAATCTAATTACAGAAAGCCTGCAGGATATTTGACGTCCAGTGGcgtttctgttattattattccGGCGTATAAATCAAATAAAGCAGGCGTGAGCGCTCAGAGAGAGGACAGcgagtgaaaaaaaagaaagatgaatgTGGAGCTCAGATTTTTGGTGTTTGGTGGCTTTCAGATTAGCcttgttgatttattttttcagttttagtgtcAGTACTTAATGTGTGTTGTCTCTGGGATTTGAgtctgaagtgtgtttgtgtggtgttCAGACTCCAGAGGATCCTGTAGAAGCAGGTCGTGATGTTCTAGTGTGGGACGCTGCTCAGATTTGAGTGTGTGGAGCTGAAGGATTCACGCATGCATTATTCATGAGTGCCGTCACGCACCGCAAGCCTCCATCCCATCACAGATCTGATGCTAGCCGCACAAACACCATCATCACACTCCGTCCAGGCATCTCTCCTCTTACTGCTCTGGATGGACACTAGTTAGTGCCCTCAAACCGAGAGCTTTCTGTGTGGGTGAGAGAACAGATGGAGTGTAGGAAACAGAAACATACAGCAATTATTTCACACCACACCTGCTAATCCTTTAATTAAACCTAAGTTTTGTGGTCAAAAACTTTCCAGCACTTTTAATTGGTTCCTCGACGTTATAACATCCTCTGCGCCATGATTAAAGAGAAATATTCAGTGCATGTGTTTTGGTGAAGTTTTGAGTCTTTCAGCTGCCCTCCAGACGTCTGTTCTCCTGAGATGATGATGTTCAGTGAAATGCAGATGCATTGAACGCTCAGGACAAACACAGCACACATTTAGTTTGTCACTGCTTTTGCACAGATATACATATGCATGGATATAAAGCTAAGAGAGGGTTGAAAACGAGGATTGATGATTTTTTTGGTTTCAGCATCTGTGATCATGTGAAACAAACGTGAAACCTTCAACCAAAAACACTGAAACTTTACAAATAGCAGGAATTCTGCATCTGCTGCcttttaaaggtacagttcatcatttaactgGCTTGCgttgtttttttaaacctgaCTTAACTAAAGAAGATATATTTAGCACTTGTTataaattcacccaaaaatatacaattctataatcttttatgtttgtgtataGAGTAACTAtgcaaaaataaagtttatagaATATCGTTTCTTTTAATAGTTTTGAAAGAAGTGTTTATATGTGTCACGTTTTGCATGTTGTGTGGTTTTCCGTAGAGTTTTGAGAAATGAAGACCGTTTCAAAActgtttaagtgtttttaaacagTGTAAAGGACTGATTGAGCGTTGCATTAGTGTTACTGCAGGAGTGTTGTTGAGTGTTGTATTGAGTGTGAAGCACTGCTGTGAGGCTGTTTCTCCTGTTTCTTCTCTGTGCTTTAGTGATCTCAGCGGTACGTGATGTGTTGAGCATTCGGTCTTCACGTGTGACTGTGTGGCTGTGGTTCGTGAGCCTGTGTGGCTCATTAGTCTGGTCACTACTGGCTTGACTTGCAGTTCAGTGCAGTACATTTAGTGGGATTCTGGCCTGAGCCCAGTGCTGACACAACACCGGCCAGcataacctgtgtgtgtgtgtgtgtgtgagtgtgtgagtgtgtgtgtgtgtgtgtgtgtgtgtgtgtgtgtgtgtgtgtgtgcgtgtgtgtgtgtgtgtgttcagggatTCAGCAGCAGATAATCAGGCATCCACTGGACTGTTCGGTGTATTTCTGCTGCCAATCCATCCACTAGTACTGTAGATGACTGAGAAAGAGGAGGAAACACAATCAGTGGAAAAGTACTATAATCACTCTTATCacgttcaattcaattcaattcaagtttatttgtgtagcgctttttacaatacaaattattacaaagcaacttcacagaaaattTAGTTTATACAAtaattagtagtagcttatggtggtgactgtcagtttgtgcacgtttgacaggatttttagaaaaattaatacaagacgtagtcagccagacaatgaacattattaatattattaattaataattattatatgatgcagtcacacttgtagcaatatttgttagttctgttgttgattcagggtcagcatcatctgaggtcctctgagggtcagcatcatctcttctcaggtgttctggatccagactggagcttgtgtaaatcctagttaccacgggatgaagatccagcagaaacagagaaacacatagagacatcattagctgctgatccaacaaagtacaattagtttaacccaagctaatgaataaaaatgcaactacactcacaattaaaaagatacattatttgaatgcttggtgaaagagatgtgtttttaatctagatttaaacagagagagtgtgtctgaaccccgaacattatcaggaaggctattccagagtttgggagccaaatgtgagaaagctctacctcctttagtggactttgctatcctaggaacgaccaaaagtccagcgttttgtgaccttagggtgcgtgatgggttgtagcgtggtagaaggctagttaggtacgcaggagctaaaccatttagggccttataggtaagtaatgataatttgtaactgatacggaacttaataggtagccagtgcagagactgtaaaattggggtaatatgatcatattttcttgacctggtaaggactctagccgctgtattttggacgacctgtagcttgtttattgacgaagcaggacaaccacctagaagtgcattacaatagtccagtctagaggtcatgaatgcatgaactagcttttctgcatcagaaacaggtaacatgtttcgtagcttggcaatgtttctaagatggaagaatgcagtttttgtaacattggaagtatgattttcaaaagacaagttgctgtctaatataacacccagatttctgactgtagaggaagtaacagtacatctctctagttgcagattgtaatctacaagatgctgtgtagtgttttttggtccaataattagtatctctgtcttatctgaatttaattggagaaaattattacttttacatttttaacacactctgttagcttagataattgggaagtttcatctggtcttgttgagatatatagctgagtatcatcagcataacagtgaaaactaatcctgtattttctaataatattaccaagggacaacatgtatattgaaaatagaaggggacctaggacggatccttgtggcactccatattttactgatgataaatgagatgactccccatttaaatacacaaaatggtagagatcggacaggtaggatctaaaccatcttagagcctgcccttgaatacctgtatagttttgtaatcgatctatgagtatgtcatgatctatggtgtcgaacgcagcactaagatcaagtaagactggtttcttaataagaggcttgataaccgccagcttgaatggttttgggacgtgacctaaagataacgaggagtttatgatattgagaagcggttcttctgctacaggtaacagctctttcagtaatttagtgggtacaggatctaataaacatgttgttggtttagatacagtgagaAGTTtgtttagctcttcctgtcctatggttgtaaagcgctgcagtttatctttgggtgcgatggatgaaactgaagtgttagacgctgtagaatctacattcactattgtatttctaatgttatctattttatcagtgaagaaattcataaattcattactatttaacgttggtggaatatttgaatcaggtggcgtctggtaatttgttaacttagccactgtgctaaataaaaaccttggattgttttggttattttcaatgagtttgtgtatatgctctgccctagcagtttttagagcctgtctatagctggatatactgtttttccatgcaattctaaaaacttctaagttagtttttctccatttgtgttcaagactacgagtttctttcttgagagagtgagtattactgttataccatggcacagtacgtttttctctaacctttttcaatttgatcggggcaacagcttctaatgtattagagaaaatagtgcccatgttgtcagtcatttcgtctaattcatgtgtatttttgggtacaaatagcagttgagatagatcaggcaggttatttgcaaatctttctttggtggctgttCAAATTGCATGCTTCAAACAAAACGGTCAGTAAAGACGTAGAAGTGGATGACGTGTTCTCCCAATATTGTATAGTCGCACCGTTAGTGATGTTATGAGCTGTCACCAGTcaacatgttgttggtgttttgcaatgtatgcttcagacacgggtcacgacgaggtgttccccatagcgacccctagaggacacactTTGAAGTTCCCTTAAAAGGGAACAGCTGTTTTCcatagtattaatatttaaatttttttactgtattttaggtcacataaatgcagccttggtgagcagaatagaCTTAGTTAGAAAACATTAACACGCGACTCAAGTGTTTCCAAGGCTCTTATACTGTGTGGATGTTTTTATGCCTAGATGACTTACTGAATATGTATCACCGTGTTGTTTTTTCTAGCATGTACTGACTGATTGAAATGGGATTGTGGTTGTTAATACTGTGAAATGAGATTTAAGGAATAATCGTGAAATCCAGCTACTCTAACAAACACTGACGGACCAGGATTGAGATTACAGTAACAAAACCCTCACCCGCTTAACCGGATTAACCACCGTAATGACTCGTTCA
The sequence above is drawn from the Carassius auratus strain Wakin chromosome 5, ASM336829v1, whole genome shotgun sequence genome and encodes:
- the LOC113069915 gene encoding netrin receptor DCC-like, with the translated sequence MGCVTGDIPRSRLYALLIGLHVLSGVSITHGSDARRSFVELRFVLEPQDSVTVRGGVLQLDCEARSDQGVPVISWKKDGVLLSAVVDERRRLLSNGSLLVQNVLHSRHHRPDEGSYQCLATLEGLGAIVSRTAKVTVAGPLRVVVPTESVSAHLGDTALLRCEVTGEPMPVVRWQKNREDLPLTFDPDSRVVILPSGSLQVSRVQPPDSATYRCLAENPSSSRSGTDADLRVIPEPGVARALTFLQRPQKVTALQGRDAVLECSASGFPNPSFFWMRGDELIQSRSKKYSLLSASNLLISSVTDDDSGTYTCVAHNRQQNISASCELSVLGEFSPA